One stretch of Cohnella algarum DNA includes these proteins:
- a CDS encoding metal ABC transporter solute-binding protein, Zn/Mn family — MKFKLASSVKRLILLVVFLTLAMSVLAACGNGTGNEGENGAREGKLQVTTTTGMIADLAREIGGDHVEVVGLMGPGVDPHLYKATQGDIAKLENADVILYGGLHLEGKMTDILVQMAKERTVVPVTEGIPEDRLRILDEETEDPHVWFDVSLWMLAAEKVRDVLSEADAANKAAYEQNAEAYLKELEELDAYVKEQISSIPEPSRVLVTAHDAFGYFGDAYGMEVVGLQGISTASEYGSKDVMALRDLIVERGIKAVFVESSVSTQSIEAVIEGAKEKGHEVVIGGELFSDAMGAEGTPEGTYIGMVRHNAETIANALK; from the coding sequence ATGAAATTCAAATTGGCTTCATCCGTAAAGCGGCTTATTCTTCTTGTCGTGTTTCTGACGCTGGCGATGTCCGTCTTGGCGGCATGCGGAAACGGCACCGGAAACGAAGGGGAAAACGGCGCGAGAGAAGGCAAACTGCAAGTTACGACGACGACCGGCATGATCGCGGATTTGGCGAGGGAAATCGGAGGCGACCATGTCGAAGTGGTCGGCCTCATGGGTCCGGGCGTCGATCCGCACTTGTACAAAGCGACGCAAGGCGATATCGCCAAGCTGGAAAATGCCGACGTGATTCTGTACGGCGGACTTCATCTGGAAGGGAAGATGACGGACATTCTGGTCCAGATGGCGAAAGAACGCACGGTCGTGCCGGTAACGGAAGGGATTCCCGAAGACCGGCTGCGCATTCTCGACGAGGAAACGGAGGACCCGCACGTCTGGTTCGACGTTTCGCTGTGGATGCTGGCGGCGGAAAAAGTCCGCGACGTGCTGAGCGAGGCGGATGCCGCGAATAAGGCGGCCTACGAGCAAAACGCGGAAGCTTACTTAAAAGAGCTCGAGGAGCTTGACGCCTACGTGAAGGAGCAGATCAGCTCGATTCCGGAGCCATCCCGGGTGCTGGTCACCGCCCATGACGCCTTCGGATATTTCGGCGATGCGTACGGAATGGAAGTGGTCGGCTTGCAGGGCATCAGCACGGCATCCGAATACGGCTCCAAGGATGTGATGGCGCTGCGCGACCTGATCGTGGAGCGGGGCATCAAGGCGGTGTTCGTCGAATCGAGCGTCTCGACCCAATCGATCGAAGCCGTCATCGAAGGGGCGAAGGAAAAGGGACATGAGGTTGTCATCGGCGGAGAGCTGTTCTCCGACGCGATGGGAGCCGAGGGCACGCCGGAAGGCACGTACATCGGAATGGTCCGGCATAACGCGGAGACGATCGCGAACGCGTTGAAATAA
- a CDS encoding metal ABC transporter ATP-binding protein, whose amino-acid sequence MRDGTGKTPPLAVSGLTVAYQKKPVLRDVTFEIAEKELVGIIGPNGAGKSTLIKAILGLQPALAGEALIYGKPYKDSRKLVGYVPQRESVDWDFPTNALDVVTMGRYGHLGLFRRPGAKERAMAMDCLEKVGMADYAHRQISQLSGGQQQRVFLARALAQDATLYFMDEPFAGVDAATEKAIVTLLNELKRSGKTVLVVHHDLATVTDYFDSVLLLNGEVVACGPTATTFTPELLQRAYGGKLAFLTKAEQPEPVGSAREGK is encoded by the coding sequence ATGAGGGACGGAACGGGCAAAACGCCGCCGCTGGCGGTTTCGGGACTGACGGTCGCCTATCAAAAGAAGCCGGTGCTGCGCGACGTGACCTTCGAGATCGCCGAGAAGGAGCTCGTCGGCATTATCGGCCCGAACGGCGCCGGCAAGTCGACGCTGATCAAGGCGATCCTCGGCCTGCAGCCCGCGCTCGCCGGAGAGGCGCTCATTTACGGGAAGCCGTACAAGGACAGCCGGAAGCTGGTCGGTTACGTGCCGCAGCGCGAATCGGTCGACTGGGATTTTCCGACGAACGCGCTGGACGTCGTGACGATGGGCAGATACGGCCATCTCGGCTTGTTTCGGCGCCCCGGAGCCAAAGAGCGCGCGATGGCGATGGACTGTCTGGAGAAGGTCGGCATGGCCGATTACGCGCACAGGCAGATCAGCCAGCTGTCCGGCGGCCAGCAGCAGCGGGTGTTTCTCGCCCGGGCGCTGGCCCAGGACGCGACGCTATATTTTATGGATGAGCCGTTCGCGGGCGTCGACGCGGCGACGGAGAAAGCGATCGTCACGCTGCTGAACGAACTGAAGCGAAGCGGCAAAACGGTGCTCGTCGTCCACCACGACCTGGCGACGGTGACCGATTATTTCGATTCGGTGCTGCTCCTCAACGGCGAGGTCGTCGCCTGCGGGCCGACCGCGACGACCTTCACGCCGGAACTGCTGCAGCGGGCCTACGGCGGCAAGCTGGCCTTTTTGACCAAAGCGGAGCAGCCGGAACCTGTAGGCAGCGCCCGCGAAGGGAAGTGA
- a CDS encoding metal ABC transporter permease, whose amino-acid sequence MSGFWIMLVGAMVAACCAILGSFLVLRRMALVGDAISHSVLPGIVIAFLVSGSRDSFFMLLGAALVGFVTVFLIQMFQSSGLQSDASIGVVFTALFAVGVVLVSLNARNIDLDLDCVLFGEIAYVQWNVLEIGGTALGPKAVWLVGFALLAIVAVVGLFYKQFKICAFDPALALALGIPVAVFHYALMGLVSLATVSSFESVGAVLVVGLLVIPPSAAYLLTDRLGRMIGIAVGIGVASSVAGYYAAVWLDASIAGCMVCAAGAQFALAFLFSPKHGLAAKRRRRLRSALAGQAG is encoded by the coding sequence ATGAGCGGATTCTGGATTATGCTGGTCGGCGCGATGGTGGCCGCCTGCTGCGCCATCCTCGGCTCCTTTCTCGTGCTCCGCCGCATGGCGCTGGTGGGCGACGCGATCAGCCATTCCGTGTTGCCGGGGATCGTGATCGCCTTTCTGGTCAGCGGGTCCCGCGACTCGTTTTTCATGCTGCTGGGGGCGGCGCTCGTCGGCTTCGTTACCGTCTTCCTCATTCAAATGTTTCAATCCAGCGGCTTGCAAAGCGACGCCTCGATCGGAGTCGTGTTCACCGCCCTGTTCGCCGTCGGCGTCGTGCTGGTCAGCCTGAACGCGCGGAACATCGATCTCGATCTGGATTGCGTCCTGTTCGGGGAAATCGCCTACGTCCAATGGAACGTGCTGGAGATCGGGGGAACGGCGCTCGGGCCGAAGGCGGTCTGGCTCGTCGGGTTTGCGCTGTTGGCGATCGTCGCGGTCGTCGGTCTCTTTTACAAGCAGTTCAAGATATGCGCCTTCGATCCCGCGCTCGCTCTCGCGCTGGGCATCCCGGTCGCCGTCTTCCATTACGCGCTGATGGGCCTGGTGTCGCTCGCGACGGTCAGCTCCTTCGAGAGCGTCGGAGCCGTCCTCGTCGTCGGCCTGCTCGTCATTCCGCCCTCGGCGGCCTATCTGCTGACAGACCGGCTCGGCCGAATGATCGGCATCGCGGTCGGGATCGGCGTCGCAAGCTCGGTCGCCGGCTACTACGCCGCCGTTTGGCTCGACGCGTCCATCGCGGGCTGCATGGTATGCGCCGCCGGCGCGCAGTTCGCGCTCGCGTTCCTGTTCTCGCCGAAGCACGGCCTGGCGGCGAAACGGCGCCGCCGGCTCCGCTCGGCGCTGGCCGGTCAAGCGGGCTGA
- a CDS encoding helix-turn-helix transcriptional regulator — MQPPTAWETSRYGLETDHFVEYVRRSGPYTMQSDHFHSYYEIYYLLSGKRIYFVKDRTYTVEQGDLVFIAKNELHKTLHAGESGHERVVIHFGDAFIRERGGPHAKLLLSPFEQKSHVIRLPLAEQKAVAGTIRRIVAEIRNKPPGYELTPAAGIVELLLATARYLLDNEPVPVFDSTPLHAKISEIVRYLNEHYHEPVKLGGVAESFFISPYYLSRMFKEVTGFAFSDYLILTRIKEAQRLLRDSEATIAEIASSVGFDNFSHFGKTFKKITRQSPREYRKATRS; from the coding sequence ATGCAGCCGCCGACCGCATGGGAAACGAGCCGTTACGGCCTCGAAACGGACCACTTCGTGGAATACGTAAGACGAAGCGGACCGTACACGATGCAATCCGACCATTTCCACTCGTATTACGAAATTTACTACCTGCTGTCCGGCAAGCGCATTTACTTTGTAAAAGACCGCACGTACACGGTGGAGCAGGGAGACCTCGTCTTCATCGCCAAAAACGAGCTGCACAAAACGCTGCACGCCGGCGAATCCGGCCACGAGCGGGTCGTCATCCATTTCGGCGACGCCTTCATCCGGGAACGGGGCGGCCCTCACGCCAAGCTGCTGCTCAGCCCGTTCGAGCAGAAAAGCCATGTCATCCGGCTCCCGCTCGCCGAACAAAAAGCCGTCGCCGGCACGATCCGCCGCATCGTCGCCGAAATCCGGAACAAACCGCCGGGCTACGAGCTGACGCCCGCCGCCGGCATCGTCGAGCTGCTCCTTGCGACCGCGCGCTACCTGCTGGACAACGAGCCGGTTCCCGTCTTCGACTCGACGCCGCTGCACGCCAAAATCTCGGAAATCGTCCGCTACCTGAACGAGCACTACCACGAGCCCGTCAAGCTGGGCGGCGTGGCCGAGAGCTTTTTCATCAGTCCGTACTACCTGAGCCGCATGTTCAAGGAAGTGACCGGCTTCGCCTTCTCCGACTATTTGATTCTGACGCGCATCAAGGAGGCGCAGCGCCTGCTGCGGGACAGCGAAGCGACGATCGCCGAAATCGCGTCGTCCGTCGGATTCGACAACTTCTCGCATTTCGGCAAAACGTTCAAAAAAATCACCCGGCAATCCCCCCGGGAATACCGGAAGGCGACGCGCTCCTGA
- a CDS encoding Gfo/Idh/MocA family protein, translated as MSAKKKYVLVGTGGRAEFFYGAIASDFRETSELLAFCDINQTRMNYANKLLAEKYDYPSVRTYKTDEFDRMIETEKPDFVIVTSVDRTHHTYIIRAMELGCDVITEKPMTVDEKKCQEIVDAVERTGRNVRVTFNYRYAPHHTKVRELIESGVIGKVNAVHFEWLLNTKHGADYFRRWHRDKRNSGGLLVHKSTHHFDLVNFWIGSQPETVFAFGDLLFYGRENAEQRGVTKFYERATGNPNAEGDPFALPLDGNEHLKAMYLDAEHEDGYRRDQSVFGDGISIEDTMGVIVRYRNQAILTYSLTSYAPWEGYRIAFTGSKGRLELEVVETSYVNSGGKKSDEGALEGIRFTVLPMFGAPYKVEFEKKQGGHGGGDPVLLNDLFGVPVPDKFNRAANHVDGARSILTGIAANRSIRTGQAVQINDLVKFHN; from the coding sequence ATGTCAGCGAAAAAGAAATACGTACTGGTCGGAACGGGCGGCAGAGCCGAATTTTTCTATGGCGCTATTGCAAGCGATTTCAGGGAAACGTCGGAGCTGCTCGCGTTTTGCGATATCAACCAGACGCGCATGAACTACGCCAACAAGCTGCTGGCCGAAAAATACGACTACCCGAGCGTCCGCACGTACAAAACCGACGAGTTCGACCGCATGATCGAAACGGAGAAGCCGGATTTCGTCATCGTCACGAGCGTGGACCGCACGCACCATACGTACATCATCCGGGCGATGGAGCTCGGCTGCGACGTCATCACCGAGAAGCCGATGACCGTCGACGAGAAAAAATGCCAGGAAATCGTCGACGCGGTCGAGCGCACCGGACGCAACGTCCGCGTGACGTTCAACTACCGCTACGCGCCGCACCATACGAAGGTCCGGGAGCTGATCGAGTCCGGCGTCATCGGCAAAGTGAACGCCGTTCATTTCGAATGGCTGCTCAACACGAAGCACGGCGCCGACTATTTCCGGCGCTGGCACCGCGACAAGCGCAACAGCGGCGGGCTGCTCGTGCACAAGTCGACGCACCACTTCGATCTCGTCAACTTCTGGATCGGCTCGCAGCCGGAAACGGTGTTCGCGTTCGGCGACCTGCTGTTCTACGGCCGCGAAAACGCCGAGCAGCGCGGCGTGACGAAATTTTACGAGCGCGCGACCGGCAACCCGAACGCGGAAGGCGATCCGTTCGCGCTGCCGCTGGACGGCAACGAGCATCTGAAGGCGATGTACCTGGACGCGGAACACGAGGACGGCTACCGCCGCGACCAAAGCGTATTCGGCGACGGCATCAGCATCGAGGATACGATGGGCGTCATCGTTCGCTACCGGAACCAGGCGATTTTGACGTATTCGCTGACCTCGTATGCGCCGTGGGAAGGCTACCGGATCGCGTTTACGGGCAGCAAGGGACGTCTGGAGCTGGAGGTCGTCGAAACATCGTACGTCAACTCCGGCGGCAAAAAGTCGGACGAAGGGGCGCTCGAAGGCATCCGCTTCACCGTGCTGCCGATGTTCGGCGCACCGTACAAAGTCGAGTTCGAAAAGAAGCAGGGCGGCCACGGCGGCGGCGATCCGGTGCTGCTGAACGATCTGTTCGGGGTTCCGGTTCCCGACAAGTTCAACCGCGCGGCGAACCATGTCGACGGCGCGAGGTCGATTCTGACGGGCATCGCGGCGAATCGTTCCATCCGGACCGGGCAAGCCGTGCAAATCAACGATCTGGTCAAGTTCCACAACTAG
- the uxaC gene encoding glucuronate isomerase, with protein MKPFLDDNFLLGNETAVKLYHDYAAKMPIIDYHCHLSPKEIYENQSYENLTQVWLYGDHYKWRAMRTNGAEESLVTGGAGVSDYDRFLAYAKAVPAAVGNPLYHWSHLELRRYFGVEEILNEKNAPVIWEKVNAQLAQGGFSARDLIVKSGVEVICTTDDPVDSLEYHRLIKDLPDFEVKVLPSFRPDKALEIRRATFLPWLKQLEQAAGREVRDYDALLAALAERIRFFHETGCRVSDHALDAMGYAEATRDEAAAIFAKALAGEPIDAEEERKYKTFTLLFLGREYAKLDWAMQFHMHAQRNNNSRMFEKLGPDTGYDSIYDGPVAGPLVRLLDALERDDALPRTIVYSLNPNDLYALGTAIGSFQGGGVPGKIQLGSAWWFNDTKDGMLDQLKALGNTGLLGRFVGMLTDSRSFLSYTRHEYFRRILCNLLGEWAEDGEVPRDFDLLGGMVQDISYRNAKAYFQFG; from the coding sequence ATGAAGCCTTTTTTGGACGATAACTTCCTGCTGGGCAACGAGACCGCGGTCAAGCTGTATCACGATTACGCGGCCAAAATGCCGATCATCGATTATCACTGCCATTTGAGCCCGAAGGAAATCTACGAGAACCAGTCGTACGAAAATCTGACCCAGGTGTGGCTGTACGGCGACCACTACAAATGGCGGGCAATGCGCACGAACGGGGCCGAAGAAAGCCTCGTGACCGGCGGGGCGGGCGTGTCCGACTACGACCGGTTTCTGGCATATGCGAAAGCGGTTCCGGCGGCCGTCGGCAATCCGCTGTATCACTGGTCCCATCTGGAGCTTCGGCGGTACTTCGGCGTCGAGGAAATTTTGAACGAGAAAAACGCTCCGGTCATTTGGGAAAAGGTGAACGCCCAGCTCGCCCAAGGCGGCTTTTCCGCCCGCGACCTGATCGTCAAATCGGGCGTCGAGGTCATCTGTACGACGGACGATCCCGTCGATTCTCTGGAATATCACCGGCTTATCAAGGACCTGCCGGATTTCGAGGTCAAGGTGCTGCCGTCGTTCCGTCCGGACAAGGCGCTCGAAATTCGCCGGGCGACGTTCCTGCCGTGGCTGAAGCAGCTGGAGCAGGCGGCCGGCCGGGAGGTGCGCGATTACGACGCGCTGCTGGCTGCTCTCGCCGAGCGGATCCGCTTCTTCCACGAGACGGGCTGCAGGGTTTCCGACCACGCGCTGGACGCGATGGGCTACGCGGAGGCGACCCGGGACGAGGCCGCGGCGATTTTCGCCAAGGCGCTGGCGGGCGAGCCGATCGACGCGGAAGAGGAACGGAAGTACAAGACGTTCACGCTGCTGTTTTTGGGCCGGGAGTACGCCAAGCTGGACTGGGCGATGCAGTTCCATATGCACGCGCAGCGCAACAACAACAGCCGCATGTTCGAGAAGCTCGGTCCGGATACGGGCTACGACTCGATTTACGACGGCCCGGTCGCGGGTCCCCTGGTCCGGCTGCTGGACGCGCTGGAGCGGGACGACGCGCTGCCGCGTACGATCGTGTACTCGCTTAATCCGAACGATCTGTACGCGCTCGGCACGGCGATCGGAAGCTTCCAGGGCGGAGGAGTTCCGGGCAAAATCCAGCTGGGCTCGGCCTGGTGGTTCAACGATACGAAGGACGGCATGCTGGACCAGCTCAAGGCGCTCGGCAACACGGGGCTGCTGGGACGGTTCGTCGGCATGCTGACCGATTCGCGCAGCTTCCTGTCGTATACGCGCCATGAGTATTTCCGCCGCATCCTGTGCAACCTGCTCGGCGAATGGGCCGAAGACGGGGAAGTGCCGCGGGACTTCGATTTGCTGGGCGGAATGGTCCAGGACATCAGCTACCGGAACGCGAAGGCCTATTTCCAATTCGGTTAA
- a CDS encoding YqaA family protein, with protein MFQNLVDIFLEFGVWGLAIHSFVDAIIFPIPAFFLQVSLSLVDPSSALWYATVGYIACLLGTPVGYGIGKLLGHSVLYKLLKKEWIDKATAMFQKNGEATVLIGAFTPIPFKVFTIMSGCLKFPLWKLIGYAAIGRAVKFYVVGFLFYYYGRMAESMVKDVSLYIFVIFVPILLLGLWLKRRHDRKKQARNAEQQQL; from the coding sequence ATGTTTCAAAATTTGGTCGACATTTTTTTGGAGTTTGGCGTCTGGGGATTGGCGATTCACTCGTTCGTCGATGCCATCATTTTTCCGATTCCGGCCTTTTTTCTGCAGGTATCGTTAAGCCTTGTCGACCCTTCGTCGGCGTTATGGTACGCGACCGTGGGCTATATCGCCTGTTTGCTCGGAACGCCGGTAGGGTACGGGATCGGCAAGCTGCTGGGTCATTCGGTGCTCTACAAATTGCTGAAAAAGGAATGGATCGACAAGGCAACCGCCATGTTCCAAAAAAACGGCGAGGCGACCGTGCTTATCGGCGCGTTCACTCCGATTCCGTTCAAAGTGTTTACGATCATGTCGGGGTGTTTGAAGTTTCCTCTATGGAAGCTGATCGGCTATGCCGCCATAGGCCGGGCCGTCAAATTTTACGTCGTCGGGTTTTTGTTTTACTATTATGGCCGGATGGCGGAGAGCATGGTCAAGGACGTATCGCTCTACATTTTCGTGATTTTCGTTCCGATTCTCCTCCTGGGCCTATGGCTGAAGCGAAGACACGACCGAAAGAAGCAGGCGCGAAACGCCGAGCAACAGCAACTGTAA
- a CDS encoding DedA family protein: protein MELLEYIERLFSQYGYWVLLIGLPLDAIALPIPPGNTTLALTGYLASQRILAWLPALGSAYSGAVIGITATYWLGRKIGAPLVERYGKWLFLKPDHVAKTRKAYDRYGSKVLLFSYFLPGIRQFIGYFAGIIQVPYRSFALYAYTGCALWVSAFFLIGYGFGDQWEIVFGLVERYMKFVFAGLCAAAAVVFGLKWRRSRLERAGR from the coding sequence ATGGAATTGCTGGAATACATCGAACGATTGTTTTCGCAATACGGCTATTGGGTGCTGCTGATCGGCCTGCCCCTGGACGCGATCGCGCTGCCGATTCCCCCCGGCAATACGACGCTGGCGTTAACCGGATATTTGGCGTCGCAACGTATTTTGGCGTGGCTTCCGGCGCTCGGTTCCGCTTACTCGGGCGCGGTGATCGGCATTACGGCGACTTACTGGCTCGGACGCAAGATCGGGGCTCCGCTTGTCGAAAGATACGGAAAGTGGCTGTTTCTCAAACCCGACCATGTGGCAAAAACGCGCAAAGCATACGACCGGTACGGAAGCAAAGTGCTGTTGTTCAGCTATTTTCTGCCGGGCATCCGCCAATTCATCGGTTATTTCGCCGGCATTATCCAAGTGCCGTACCGTTCTTTCGCACTGTACGCCTACACGGGCTGCGCCTTGTGGGTGAGCGCCTTTTTCCTGATCGGGTACGGATTCGGGGACCAGTGGGAGATCGTTTTCGGGTTAGTCGAACGGTACATGAAATTCGTTTTCGCGGGGCTGTGCGCGGCCGCCGCCGTCGTCTTCGGCTTGAAGTGGCGGCGCAGCCGGCTGGAGCGGGCCGGACGGTGA
- a CDS encoding C40 family peptidase → MRKLSLGFLAFSFAFLLAFQAGTASAGSKLNDEVTDLIGVDYQYGGTTTSGFDCSGFTSYVFKKFEIKLPRSSKDQFETGTEVEQSELRPGDLVFFNTNGKGVSHVGVYVGNNKFAHASTSKGVTVTDLDESYYAKRYLGARRVLDDATYEAVAAYKA, encoded by the coding sequence TTGCGGAAGTTGTCACTCGGTTTTCTTGCTTTCTCATTCGCGTTCTTGCTGGCCTTTCAGGCGGGAACCGCGTCTGCGGGCTCCAAGCTGAACGACGAGGTCACCGATCTGATCGGTGTCGACTACCAATACGGCGGAACGACGACCAGCGGGTTCGACTGCTCGGGCTTCACGTCCTACGTATTCAAGAAGTTCGAAATCAAGCTGCCTCGTTCGTCCAAAGACCAGTTCGAGACCGGAACGGAAGTCGAGCAAAGCGAGCTGCGCCCGGGAGACCTCGTGTTCTTCAACACGAACGGCAAAGGCGTATCTCACGTTGGCGTATATGTCGGAAACAACAAATTCGCCCACGCTTCGACATCCAAAGGGGTTACGGTAACCGACCTCGACGAAAGCTATTACGCAAAACGCTACCTCGGCGCGCGCCGCGTCCTGGACGACGCAACGTACGAGGCAGTGGCCGCTTACAAAGCGTAA
- a CDS encoding YwhD family protein, with product MEQNQPQSAPEKKKLALNIVSNAKQHKGFGAGSIDLSQMSPVIIDQGEAYLDMGAMHAKSKVEKGIKFSPDKETVPNGRQAWIVWVAVDHDAEGGYYAGVTSCEMLIDTEARRGWKILPDHVNRMDAALKRKYMLDNLGPEEKALLRGLLQEHNAEWWNHSPQQLKDLLA from the coding sequence ATGGAGCAAAATCAACCGCAATCCGCGCCGGAGAAAAAGAAGCTGGCGCTGAATATCGTAAGCAATGCCAAGCAGCATAAAGGCTTCGGCGCGGGAAGCATCGACCTGAGCCAAATGTCCCCCGTTATTATCGACCAGGGCGAAGCATACCTCGATATGGGAGCGATGCATGCCAAGAGCAAGGTGGAAAAGGGAATTAAATTTTCCCCGGACAAGGAAACCGTGCCGAACGGGCGCCAGGCCTGGATCGTATGGGTGGCGGTCGATCACGATGCGGAAGGCGGCTACTACGCCGGCGTAACCTCTTGCGAGATGCTGATCGATACGGAGGCTCGGCGCGGATGGAAAATCCTTCCGGACCACGTGAACCGGATGGATGCCGCTCTCAAGCGCAAATATATGCTCGACAACCTCGGGCCGGAAGAGAAGGCGCTGCTGCGAGGTTTGCTGCAGGAACATAACGCGGAATGGTGGAATCATTCTCCGCAGCAGTTGAAGGATCTTCTCGCTTGA
- a CDS encoding type II toxin-antitoxin system PemK/MazF family toxin codes for MLPKSSHKQAGKCPAFVVSPAAYNGKVGLSLLCPVSSRIRGCPFEVAIPRSLPVKGVILTDQVKSIDWQTRQAVFRYLMRHWLRLYSKWI; via the coding sequence ATTTTACCGAAATCCAGTCATAAACAAGCCGGGAAGTGCCCCGCTTTTGTTGTTTCTCCTGCTGCCTATAACGGCAAGGTGGGGCTTTCTCTTCTTTGTCCGGTAAGCTCAAGGATAAGGGGCTGTCCATTCGAGGTCGCCATTCCACGGAGTCTGCCTGTAAAAGGAGTAATCCTCACTGATCAGGTGAAAAGCATTGACTGGCAAACCCGACAGGCAGTTTTTAGGTACCTGATGAGACACTGGTTGAGGTTATATTCAAAATGGATTTGA
- a CDS encoding sensor histidine kinase produces the protein MQTVNIILDSYSVLITLILILYLWTNGKTGEKSGRYFMLICVSNLGMVLGDIGSWAFEGMAQPWYPFALRFGTALNFACTAPLLLTFLGYVMAFLTPKVAFKKYIWNAACVLAAVQFLFSVLSLWNGMYFDFSSDNLYRRGDWFWLSQLIPFLIYGTSTTLILRYRRYLDSRDVLFLLSYVVLPLVGEAIQFAYYGIALTGPAATFSILLIFINIQSKRELLLKQQEKELVEARIGILISQIQPHFLYNTLTVIRQLCDLDPKQAKQAIGDFSLFLRANMGVLESKAPIPFSQELSHVQYYLNLEQQRFRERLRVIYDIGPKDFQIPPLTVQPLAENAVRHGIMRREEGGAITIRTEETDTSYRIVIMDDGVGFASLPDPSEGEQRVGIRNVRRRLEELCGGRLTIDSIPGRGTTAAIILPKEKEGKLQ, from the coding sequence ATGCAAACCGTGAACATCATCCTCGACTCGTACAGCGTGCTTATTACCTTAATTCTGATTCTCTATTTATGGACGAACGGCAAAACCGGCGAGAAATCCGGACGCTACTTTATGCTGATTTGTGTTTCCAACCTCGGAATGGTGCTTGGGGATATCGGCAGCTGGGCTTTCGAAGGCATGGCGCAGCCATGGTACCCTTTTGCCCTCCGGTTCGGCACCGCTCTGAATTTTGCTTGCACCGCGCCGCTTCTCCTGACTTTTCTCGGGTACGTCATGGCGTTTCTTACCCCTAAGGTTGCTTTTAAGAAATACATCTGGAACGCTGCCTGCGTCCTCGCTGCCGTGCAGTTCTTGTTCAGCGTGCTGTCCTTATGGAACGGCATGTATTTCGATTTCTCCTCGGACAATCTCTATCGGCGCGGCGATTGGTTCTGGCTCTCCCAGCTCATTCCCTTTCTGATTTACGGAACTTCCACAACGCTCATCCTCCGGTACCGACGTTACCTGGATTCCAGAGACGTTCTGTTCCTGTTGAGCTATGTGGTATTGCCGCTGGTTGGGGAAGCGATTCAATTCGCCTACTACGGGATCGCGCTGACGGGACCGGCCGCGACCTTCTCCATCCTGCTTATCTTCATCAACATTCAATCGAAGCGGGAGCTGCTCTTAAAGCAGCAGGAGAAAGAGCTGGTGGAGGCCCGCATCGGCATTCTGATCAGCCAGATTCAGCCCCACTTTCTTTATAACACGCTGACGGTCATCCGGCAGCTTTGCGATCTGGATCCGAAGCAGGCCAAGCAGGCGATCGGGGACTTCTCCTTGTTTCTGCGGGCCAATATGGGCGTTCTGGAGAGCAAAGCGCCGATCCCCTTCTCCCAGGAGTTGTCCCATGTGCAGTATTATTTGAATCTGGAGCAGCAGCGGTTCCGGGAGCGTCTGAGAGTGATTTATGACATCGGCCCCAAGGACTTCCAGATCCCCCCTCTGACCGTTCAACCCCTTGCGGAAAACGCGGTGCGTCACGGCATCATGAGGCGGGAGGAAGGAGGCGCGATTACGATTCGTACGGAAGAAACGGATACCTCCTATCGGATAGTCATAATGGACGATGGAGTCGGGTTTGCGTCCCTGCCCGATCCCTCGGAGGGCGAGCAGCGCGTTGGGATTCGCAATGTGCGCAGACGACTGGAGGAGCTGTGCGGAGGAAGGCTGACGATCGACAGTATCCCGGGCCGAGGAACGACCGCTGCCATTATTCTGCCGAAGGAAAAGGAAGGGAAACTCCAATGA